The segment TACAATTCAAAATAAGAATCAATATGATCAAGAATCACATAAACAAGAATTAGAATAAATGAGACTAACAGAAACTAAAACTAATATCAAAAAAGTGATAATGAAAGATCGAATAATACGATCTTCCACTATTGAGCTTATAAAGCTGTAATTAAACGAGCTCGCCGAATGCGAACTTTCTCATGACCTTGGTAACTTTGATTGTTACTTCGTCGCCGACCTTTGCGCCTGGGACGAAAATTACGAAACCGCTTACTCTAGCGATTCCATCGCCTTCTCTTGCGATATCTTCAATTGTTACGTCGTATGTCTCGCCAGCTTCTACTGGTGCAGTGGATTCCATGTTATTGAACAAATATTTCACTTCCTTTAAAGTGCTTAAAAAGATAATAACCAGACTAGTAAACATAAGGAGAAATAGCAAAACAGTTAAAGCAATACCATCCAAACCTATATATTCATCAAAGCAGCGTTAATCCTCTAAAAGCAATCTAAAGACACCTTATTTACATATAAAGCTTTTGGATAATATTATCGACATCAACTGAAAAGAAAACAGATCGATAATTTTGGTTTTGCCTTATCTTAAGTAGTTATTTAAAAATAAATATAAAAAACTAGGAGATATTCGAAATTCTTTTATACAATGCTATTAATAGGTTTGAATGCTCAACATACAATATATTTAAAAAATCAAATACATAGAGTATTGGGGGATCTATACAGATGAAATCTAAATACTATTCATATAGTCTAATAATATTAGCATATGCATCACTTGGTTTACTAGCAGAAACACTCATTCATTTGGAAATGAATGCAATGAAATCCGGGGTGAGCGTATTCTTTGAAAGTAACACATATCTTATAATAGCTCCTTTAATGGTCATGATAGGATATGCTGCAGTTAAGACGCTTAAATTAGCTGAGTAAGATCAAGGATTCATTCCTTGACCATGATGTTATTATTCATTTAACCTTATATATTCCGTCATCTCTACATTATATGCAACGTAATTCTTATTCTGATAATTGATCTTTCTGACATTCACCCCTATTTTGATAATCTAAATGTCGATCATCCCATTGTAATCCTTATATATAGTTTAATAGAAAAACTATAGAATGGTATTATTGTGTAGCAGATGCTGTATTTGCTATAAAAGGGGAAATTAACAATTAATAAAGATTCTAAAATATTTCAGGATGGGGACAGCTCGCCTCAAAAAGGCTTGGATCTTAATGAAATTATCACAAGAAGCTCAAAAAGTGTGTGTCCGGAATGCCTTAAAGTCATTGATTGCCAGATGATACTGCATGAGAATAAGGTATTTTTACTTAAAAATTGTGATGAGCACGGGTCGTTCGAAACTCTTGTTTATTCGGATGCAAAAGCCTATCTTGATGCATTAAAGAGCAATAAGCCCAGTTCAAAACCTCTGCATTACCAAAGCCCTGTTTCTAAAGGATGTCCCCTTGATTGCGGATTATGTGCAGATCATCAACAGCACACATGCGTTGGAATCGTAGAAATAACCGACACGTGCAATCTGAATTGCCCGGTATGTTTTGCAGACTCAAGAGGAAATTTTACGCTGCCTTTTGAAAAGGTAAAGGAGATGATAGACCTTTACGTTAAGTGTGAGAAGGAACCCGAGGTGCTCCAGATAAGTGGGGGTGAACCAACATTGCATCCGGATATCTTAAGGATCCTGGAATATATGGGCCAAAAGAATATCATATACCCGGTTCTGAACACCAACGGATTAAAACTTGCTGACATGGATTTTGCAGAAAAGATAGCATCTACCGTACAAAATGATGGATCCGGAATTGGTAAACCAGTCATTTATTTTCAGTTCGACGGGTTAGATGATAAGACCTATACTACCCTCAGAGGAAGACCTCTGCTCGATATCAAAATGAAGGCTCTTGAAAACTGTGAAAAACTTGGTTTGACAGTTGCTCTGGTAGCCACCATTGTCAAGGGAGTAAATGATCAGGAAATTGGTCATATCATAGATCTTGCCCTCCGGAAAACAAACATCAAAATGGTCAATTTCCAGCCAGCTACAATAACCGGAAGATATGAACTGGAAAAAAAGACCGAAACGAGACTAACCATTCCTGAAATATTAGATGAGATCGAGGATCAGACAGGAGGAGTGCTAAACAAAGATAACTTCATTAGCATCCCTTGCCCCCATCCGACCTGTTCAGTTTGTGCCTATGTTTACGACCACATGGGAAAAAAGGTATCACTAACTAAGTTCCTGAATTCCAGTGCCTGTCGGGACCTTCTTGTTGACCGCACTGTTGCAGATTTTAAAGTTGTATCCAAGATTGAAAGATCGATCAATACTCTGAATGTGCTTATGTCCAAAACTAACAAGTGTTGTGGCGATGGAACGCAGAAATGTAATTGCACTTTGTTCCCGGGCATGGTTTCAGATGCCGGTAAAATGATAGACAACATAACTCTCATCTCAGTCCATGCGTTTATGGACGAATATAATTTTGATCTGGAAAGATCGAAGAAATGCTGTATAACAGAGATCCTCCCTAATGGCCAGATGATACCATTCTGCGTGTACAACATACTCTACAGGGAAAAATTGACCTCCGAATTCAGGAGCATGTGTCAATAATGAAGTTATCAGGAATAATGATCATACAATATATCCAATATCGAGGGCTATGATGGATCCAAAAGAAATAAAGAAAATGGTAAAGGAAGGTTACACCGAAATAGCAAGAACAGGCTTACCCTGCTGTCCAACTTCAAATTCATGTTGCGATCTTAGTGGCATTGCGGAGGATATCAGTCGTGAAGTGGGCTATTCAGACAAAGACCTTGAGGAGAGCCCGGAAGGCGCAAACCTTGGCCTTGGTTGTGGGAACCCCACTGCACTGGCATCTCTGAAATTGGGTGAGACTGTTCTAGACCTGGGTTCAGGTGCAGGCTTTGATTGTTTTCTTGCTGCCGCCAGGGTGGGAAAAGAGGGAAAGGTCATCGGCGTAGATATGACTCCGGATATGATCGATAAAGCCACTGAAAATGCCTCTAAAGGAGACTACACTAATGTGGAATTCAGACTGGGGGATATTGAAGACCTACCAGTTACTGATAATTCCATTGATGTTGTGATCTCTAATTGTGTGATCAACCTCTCCCCTTCCAAGGATAAAGTATTCAGAGAGATATTCAGGGTCCTGAAAGAAGGTGGGCGTTTCATTATTTCGGACATTGCCCTCTTAAGCCCCATTCCAGACAGGATCAGGGAATCCGCAGAAGCATACATCAGTTGTATTTCAGGTGCGATCTTAAAGAAAGACTATCTGGCCATCATCAAAAGATCCGGATTTGCAGATATTGAGATAATAGAAGAAACAACCTATCCGTTTGACCTGATCGTTGCAATGATCTCCCCTGATGAAATGAGTTCTATCCTGAAGGACATGAACCTCTCTATGGAAGAAGCAGAAGAGATGACAGGTTCTGTAGTTAGCATTGAAGTCGGTGGGACAAAACCATCCTTATCTTCCATGTAAACTTCATATAGGGCCTTCGATCTTATTGAAGGCTCAGACACAATTTATTTTTTCTTTTTGAAAACACATTAATTTATGCAGAATCTATGTTCCTGCTTTATTTTGTAGTGTTACAAATAATGCATAGATACATGCATAGGTGGATGCATAAATATGAATCTAAATAGAAGTCTAAATTTATACAAAAAAATCAATCCAGAGGCTTTATTTTCGATAATATCAGATCTGACAATTCCATTCTCTGTTTAAACTCAGTTTCAAGCATGAGATCTTTCACTAATTGTTCAGCCTCAGGATCATTGATAAGCATTAACATATCTCCGAAATATTCCGGAATATAGTATTCCGTATTTCCAGCCTCGATCGCATTCCTGTATTCATCCCTTACCTGATCATCAAAATATTCTGCTTCATGACAGAGGAGTTTGAGAATCAGTTCAACTACGCCCTGTTCCTTCTCTAGGACAGCTATGCTAACAAACGGAGGGATAAATATACTTAAAAAATAGAATGTACGATTTATTGAATTCTCAGGATCGTACCAGATATGAAGCTCATCCAGGATTTCACAATTCTTCTGCTCCCTCAATGGGTCGGAAACAGGATGGTTCTCAAAGACAGCAAGAATGTCCTGTAACTTTTCTTTTAGTTTCTGGAATATCATATCCCGGCCCAATAAGTTAGCTGGCTCGAGATGTTTCCACCCCGGAGCAAAATAGAATGGAACAACAAAGGCCTCCTCATCGGTGTCCGGGTAATAAAGTGTGCCAGATTCCCCTGTAACAATATCGAAATAAGGTATCCTTAATCTAAGGCTATAACGAGCATTTTCCAGGGATGAAATGTTGATGACGACCTTATCTGCACCTTCACCTTTGGCACTGAATGTACGCTCAGGTTCATTGTTCAGCTTAAGCAATGGGTATTGCGTTTCATGTATGCTGAGCTCAGCCTCAAGCATAACAACGTTCAATGGAGCTGCCGGCAAGGAATAATCAATTGTGATTTCAGGTTCCCACTCTTCGATCTCCAAGAAGATCTCCTCCACAATAACTGATCCGGAACCTGTATTGGCCAGTATGAACTGTAGTTCATTATCCCCCTGAGGGTAATCCAGAGCTAAAGTAGGCCTGATAATCCAGAGACATGAAGACTCCTTTTTCTCCATTAGCAATTGCCTTAGAAGAGAGATCTCATTTGCGATCTCATCCATTTGAATATTGTATGACATCAATTCGTTCTCAAATGAACTGGTCGAATCCTGAATACTGCTTAGCATTTCGATAGCATCAGAATAATCTCTGCCCATGCCCTGTTCTTCCCCGAAGGTACGCCTTATGGTAGAAGCAAGTACAGTACCCAGAAGGGGTACAGGCATTTTACGAACTTCCTCACAAATAATGTTCAAAGCCACCTCGCCAGTTGATTCTTTCAATTTCTGTGGAAGGCTCTTAAGCATAGAACCAATGTAATTCTGAGCCGACGAAATGATCGAGTCCTTAGAAACGTCCCCTTCTTTCAGATTACCAGACATATTATTCCCCATTTTTATTTTAGTGGGAAACTATATACCATTTCGTCTGGGAACGTCAAATTGAAAATGAAAATTGAGGATAAATTTAAAGTGAATTTAAGTTAAAATGAGGGGAAATTAAGAAACTGAAAGTGATAACATCAACAAAACAATCAATCCCTTTTGATCCTTGCATGCCACCACACGTATTCAAATTCATCTAATAATAATTGCTCTTTCTCTTCATTAGTAGTAAAATTATTCCAATCGATATGGGTAGCCAGATCATAATTTATCTCAGTGTGGAATATCTTCATCATTGTACGACTGCCCCTTGCAGTCAGCGAGATCGAGCTGCCGGTAAATACAATATTTGTCCCATTCAACTCTTCTTGATGATCAAGAACTACAGGTATGATCTCAAAAATAGAATTGATCATTGCATTACGCAAATGTTCGTTATCAGAATATGTCTTTTTTTCAAGGCCGATAACTACTGCATCAATGTCTTCGTAGTAACTTATTCCAACTATTCTTACCTCAGACTCAAGTGATACTTCAGCTAATTCTGACATCAAAGTGTCTTCTATGGTTGGTATTTTATTTTGTGTAGATCCAGCTACCCCTCTTATGGATTCTGATGCATCATCCATATCAATTAAAGTTACTGTAGTAAGCAACAGAATCACAATTGCCATACATAATATTAATTTGAAGACTGACCTCATCGATTTAGTACCCCGCATATTCATCGGTAAAATTAGCTAAAACTTTTATAAGTATTTATATTTTGCTATTGAAAAACTGAATAGATGTACAATACGACACATGAAACAGAAATCAGTCCTTTTTGTCAATGATCTGAAGCAAATAGGAAAACACACATTATACACAATCCTTAAGTGATGCAACAAATAAAAAATGAACATGCTTTCAGATCATAAAATGATAAGCATCCTGCAATCACAAATGGATGAAGGACACAGATTGCAGGACTTCTGTTCTTTCAGGAATACCTGTACGATAAGTTTGACTGGGAAAACTGATCCCTAAGTTAGGAAGCCTTTTTGAAAATGAACACATCTATGATTAGAACGTTTGTGACTGGTTTTGTATAAGGGTACTAGGTTCTCCCATAAAAGAAAACGGATTGCTATGTACAAAGACAATTGCAATCGGAAGGGTTTCTGAGGACGTGTGCAGGCTAGAGTTTCACTGGTTTCCTTTGTTAATTTGACTAGAGAAGAAGAGTTCAGGAAAATTATACTTGATTCCTGCCAAGTTCTGATCAGGAGATATGAGCGTTTTGAGAAAACGCCTGTTGGCTGGGCTCCCCAGGAACTATCAAAATTGGATAAGAAATTGGTAGTTAACCTCATTAAAAATAATAAGAACTATTTCTTAAAAGAGAGTCTGGAAAATGCAATAAAGTATTTCGATACTGAAGAAAAAGTAAAGTTAAAAAACTTACTTCCAGGTGAAATGGCTGATATATAATGGTAGAACGGTCTCTAAAGGAAATATAAGATTATATTTAAATTAATAAAAATTACCTAAAAAAGAAATTGGTAGCCCGGCACGGATTCGAACCGAAGTTGCGGGATCCAGAGTCCTGCATGATTGACCACTACACTACCGGGCTGCTTATGATTGCAGCTCCTACATAGTAATTCTAATTAATAAAGGTATCGGGTGGTGCTTAAATAAGGCTCACATATCATCCGGATTCTCGTCCAGAATCGCTGTCATCCACCATCTTGCCATATCCATAAGATCGTGGCTGAACTGGCCTGATAATCGATACTTATGGTTCTTGTTAGTGATCATACCAGCACCAAGCAGCTTGTTTCGCATCGCGTAGAATGAGGCACGGCCGATGTCAAGCTCTTTTATGACATCCTGCCATTCGCTGGTCTTGATAGGATTGCCCGCCTTCTGGCGCTCTTCGACCATTATCAGAAACTTCTGCCCGCGCATGGCTGTGGCATCTTCCTGGAAAAGACGGCGCATAAGGCTAAAATAAGGATCTCTGGAGCGAGTTATGCGTGCATTTGTATCGGAACGTACCATTAAGGTCGTAGAGGTTCTGGGAGCATCTTTTACAGATACCATTTAAGATCAAAGCCTGCTGATAAAAGATCAGCTTGCGGCAATCCCCTTAGAACTAAGCTCTGATTGTAAAAGATCAGCATATTCTTCCTTTAAAGAATAAACTGTAGGGGTCTTGTAAGATTCCTTATGGGATCTGAGAATTCCCAGCTTTGAATGTATGTAGCCCACCATTGAAGCAACTGCACTTCTGGAAACATCATACTTTTTAGTGATGGTCTTGTGCAATTCATCTACAGTAGACTTCTTTAAGTTTAAAAATAATGATAGGACGTAACTCCTAAGTCCATTAACATCCAGTTCAATGAATTTCTCAAGTCGGTCTTTAATTTTAGATCGAATAGATGCCATGATATGTATTCTCCCTAAAGAACAGTAACACATATTATGTAGATAGCAGTATATATATCTTTGTAAAATAATAACGCAAAATTGGTATCAGAATACTTAATTCATAAGGGGAATTATAATGACCACTCCGGATACTCGAAATTATAGTTACGATCTGAAAGAGAATCTACTTTACGCAGGAGGCAAACAGGTGCCTGCTTATGAGCTGGAGGAAAATGAGATTGGCACTTGTGGCAATTGTGAATCAATCATTATAAGCCTCAGTTATCATGAAACAGATGACGAATTCATTGTTGCAGGCAAATGTACGAATTGTGGAATTCTCTCCGCAAACATTTATGATCCTGACTGGAATTGGGTCTGTGAGATCGCTATTCCTCACTTTACCAGATCTGTCTCTGAAAAAAACAACGATGAACGATCTGAAACGCGACTTAATACTCAAGGTTCCAAAGATGCAGAAATACCTGAAATTGATGACCTGGAACTATTGAACAGCATCCCTATGAAACAGATCGAAGCTATTTTTTCACCCACGGAGATCACGGCACTTTTTGCGCGTGCAAAGGGTGAGAAATGTGTAAGACAATATCTTTACAATGCCAGAAAGAAGTATCAAACTTTTGAAGATGTTTTTGGAGTTAAGCTCACTATTTAAAATTTCGGCTTATAGTTGCGCTTTTTGAAAGTAAAAATACATAAATAGTCAATATGTAATAGTATAATATTACAATAATTAATTTAAAAAATATAATTTAAATTTATTATTTAATTATATACTAAATGACAAATTAAACGTTTGACAGATGTATTTAATTATAAATGTTAAAATCTGACCAAACAAAATAAACATAATTAATTTTTTAGATGAGAAAAAATGATTAAATAATAGATTATTATAATGACTACTAAATTTAAAAATGTTGCCCAATTTTGCCCTATGTTTTTTTAGGCATTTTTAAATTGCAGAGTGTATATGTTACAAACTGAAAAATGCAAAGAACACATAGGCACATTTTTAAAAAATAATTGCGGATATTTTGTTAACTACAAGAAAAAGAGGAAGAAAAGAAGGTCTTTACTAAAATTTAACTCGAAAACATGAGTGATACTTTAGTATTAAATAATGTCTCACTTTTTACTTATGTGATTCAATAGAACAATTAAATATGGGCGAAAAATGCCTATGCTTTGTGAGCAGAATATTAGTTGCAACCTATACCAGTTGTAATCTGAAAAACTATAGAAAAGCATAGTCATTTTTTGAGTAATAATCGACTAAGCTTGAACATATAATTGAAATAATTAGGACAAATTGGATCTGCTTAATGATCATACGTGGCATAACTGAGAAGTCAAAAAGATAGAAACCTTGTATCCTAAAGTATGTATGTATGAATTGCAGTGGCATATCTATTGTGCATTTCTCGATTATTTTTTGCAGAGAATAGGGGGTCTGCAAAATCTTACCACCGTATTCATATAGTGTTTGTAATAAACAAGTTCACACAATTGGACGTTTTAGCTCGGTCGGTCGTGCTATTCATATAATATGTATGAATGGAACTCGGGCATTATTTGAACAGACTTTTCTGAGTCATTTGTGAACAAAACTCAGAAATTTAAAAAAATAAAATCAAAAACGTAGAATTTTTTTGAAATAATTAGATATGTATTTTAAAAAATGTCTGAATTTCTAATTTAATTCCCAACATTGTTATATAATTGCAAAAGTAATGCTATGCGAATTGACTAATATTCGGATTCTCACATGTAGACTAAATAGACAATAAACTATTATATAAATATAGGCATATATTTATTAAACCGTAAGTAAACATATATAATAATATAGATTATTTATTACATATAATTTATTATGAGGTATAACATGCCATTTAATGTATACTTTGTATTAAACAATTCCTTCTAATAAACAGACGTAACATTTAATATATAATAAAATATACATAATAATATAACGTTTTAAAAAAAATAACTAATTATGGTTATATTATTGATTATGTATAATCTAACATATATATTAACTAGAATTGTAAATATGTATAATATGATATATTATAAAAAAAGTATATCTTTAAATGTATAAATTGGACTGCAATAATTTATAACATAGTAAATATTATAATAATTGCGCGCTATGTGTATTTAGCATAATTAAAGTTTAATACTATGGACAATTTAGTGTAAAAACTAATAGATACACATAGCCTTATAAAATTAAAATTATAAATATAATAACTGCTTTCTCACAGGTAATTATAAGCAAAACAGCTTGATCCCATAATTAATATGACATTTATAATTTTGTTTATATGGACATAGTTGCCAAATCGAATAATGTGTGCAATTAATATGTTTAAATTTTATAAAAATAAATGATAATACATAGTTGCTTTAAAAGTATACTATGAAATAATTATATTTAAAAATAAACTTTATATCATAACTATTATTATATCATTATTGTACTTGTTGCAAAATGTAAATTGACTATACAATTAATAATAGACATATTACAATATGTAAAACAAAAATAGATATTTAATAAAATAAATATTAAAATGGATATTTGTTTATGAATATAACTAAAAAACTGATACTAAACATATATTAAATGGAAGGCCCACGTCCCGAATAATGCTTAAAGAAAGACTCTTTTCGAACAAGATCCTCGCCTGTCGTGTTATTACCGGATGTATCCTTATTTCTATACATCTTATCAGGAGGTGGTCTCGATCTAGATCGGAATGCTTCTAATAAGGTATTGCACCTGCATCAGGATTATTACATTGGCTAAGAGTCAAACACAAAAAATGAGAGAAGGACATCAGTCTTCTCGAAGCCATTCATTTACTTTTTCAGGATTGTTCTCGATCCATTTTGCAGCAGCCTCTTCTGAATGCATGCCATACTCCATAGCAAGCATTACAAACTGTGCATCTTCATGCGACCAGTGGAACTTTGTGAGCACACGATGAACTTCTGGCATGTCTTCTTCAAACCCTATACGTGTAAGAGTATCCACATTATCTTCAAGACTAAATACGCCCTCAGGATCATCAAGATACTTAAGGTCCCATCGACTGAAGGCCCAGTGAGGAGACCACAACGTAACAACAATAGGTTCCTTAGCACCCATAGCCCTGCTAAGCTTAGCAGTCATAGCAGCCTGACTCCCTGGAACGAGCCTGTAATCAAGATCATATATCTCAATCGTAGTGATAGTATTACGCATAATACCTGCACTAGGATCGATACCAATTATCTCAGAATCGAATACTTCCTTGTTTGCATTGAGCTCTTCGATAGAGTCGATCTCAACATATGCAGGAACCGCAAGCCCCAGTTGACACCCTTCTAGATTATGCCTTACATTAACGATCTGATCGCCATAATAATTCCAGTAATTCTCATGGGTGACTGGCAACCAGGCAGATGTTGTAAAATCAATATCTCCCTCAGCAAGACCTTTGTAAAGTGTTCCTGCATCAACTGCTCTGATCTCTACCTCATACCCCTTCATTTCAAGTACCTGTTTTATCACATTGGTACTTGCAATCTCTCCATCCCAGAGTACATAACCAACTGTTATCTTTTCAGAAACTGTAATGTCTTTATTTTGATCGGCCTGTTCGGCACAACCAGATGCAACAAGTGCCAGCACTAACATTAAGATCAAAGTAACTGATTTCATGGTCTCGATTGAAGTAGAAATATTTTTTGAATTCTGCAATTCATTTTTGTATATATACAATGTTCGTTTCTGCTTTATAAATATGATTAAAAAAATGATAAGATTTTACCCGAGATTCAACAATAAAAATATACTAAGTAGATATATACCAAATAGAGGAGATATCAAGTAATAGACTATTTGGGGATTATCGGGGGCATTTAATGAATACATATGATGATGACAAAAGAAAGCCGAACAGGCTGGTCCATGAAAAAAGTCCGTACCTTTTACAGCACGCATACAATCCAGTGGACTGGTACCCATGGGGGACAGAAGCATTCAAAAAAGCAAAAGATGAGAACAAACCTATATTCCTATCCATAGGATATTCGACCTGTCACTGGTGCCACGTGATGGAAAGGGAGTCTTTTGAACATCAGGATCTGGCAGACATAATGAACAACAATTTTGTTGCTATAAAAGTTGACAGGGAAGAAAGACCAGATATTGATGCTGTCTATATGGAAGTATGTCAGGCTATGAATGGAAACGGTGGCTGGCCGCTTACAATAATAATGACGCCTGAAAAAGTGCCCTTTGTAGCTGCAACGTACATGCCAAAAAAGAGTATTCTAGGGCGCATTGGGCTGATGGAGCTTCTACCACAGATAAATGAGATATGGACCAAAGAGTATCACAAGATCGAAGAGCAGACATCTATGATACGTTTCCATTTCTCTGAAAGAACAACTAAGAAGCCTATGGGAAAAGGAA is part of the Methanococcoides orientis genome and harbors:
- a CDS encoding DUF2551 domain-containing protein; this encodes MASIRSKIKDRLEKFIELDVNGLRSYVLSLFLNLKKSTVDELHKTITKKYDVSRSAVASMVGYIHSKLGILRSHKESYKTPTVYSLKEEYADLLQSELSSKGIAAS
- a CDS encoding DNA alkylation repair protein → MQARVSLVSFVNLTREEEFRKIILDSCQVLIRRYERFEKTPVGWAPQELSKLDKKLVVNLIKNNKNYFLKESLENAIKYFDTEEKVKLKNLLPGEMADI
- a CDS encoding arsenite methyltransferase, with product MMDPKEIKKMVKEGYTEIARTGLPCCPTSNSCCDLSGIAEDISREVGYSDKDLEESPEGANLGLGCGNPTALASLKLGETVLDLGSGAGFDCFLAAARVGKEGKVIGVDMTPDMIDKATENASKGDYTNVEFRLGDIEDLPVTDNSIDVVISNCVINLSPSKDKVFREIFRVLKEGGRFIISDIALLSPIPDRIRESAEAYISCISGAILKKDYLAIIKRSGFADIEIIEETTYPFDLIVAMISPDEMSSILKDMNLSMEEAEEMTGSVVSIEVGGTKPSLSSM
- a CDS encoding TRAM domain-containing protein, translated to MESTAPVEAGETYDVTIEDIAREGDGIARVSGFVIFVPGAKVGDEVTIKVTKVMRKFAFGELV
- a CDS encoding glycine betaine ABC transporter substrate-binding protein, translated to MKSVTLILMLVLALVASGCAEQADQNKDITVSEKITVGYVLWDGEIASTNVIKQVLEMKGYEVEIRAVDAGTLYKGLAEGDIDFTTSAWLPVTHENYWNYYGDQIVNVRHNLEGCQLGLAVPAYVEIDSIEELNANKEVFDSEIIGIDPSAGIMRNTITTIEIYDLDYRLVPGSQAAMTAKLSRAMGAKEPIVVTLWSPHWAFSRWDLKYLDDPEGVFSLEDNVDTLTRIGFEEDMPEVHRVLTKFHWSHEDAQFVMLAMEYGMHSEEAAAKWIENNPEKVNEWLRED
- a CDS encoding radical SAM protein, with protein sequence MDLNEIITRSSKSVCPECLKVIDCQMILHENKVFLLKNCDEHGSFETLVYSDAKAYLDALKSNKPSSKPLHYQSPVSKGCPLDCGLCADHQQHTCVGIVEITDTCNLNCPVCFADSRGNFTLPFEKVKEMIDLYVKCEKEPEVLQISGGEPTLHPDILRILEYMGQKNIIYPVLNTNGLKLADMDFAEKIASTVQNDGSGIGKPVIYFQFDGLDDKTYTTLRGRPLLDIKMKALENCEKLGLTVALVATIVKGVNDQEIGHIIDLALRKTNIKMVNFQPATITGRYELEKKTETRLTIPEILDEIEDQTGGVLNKDNFISIPCPHPTCSVCAYVYDHMGKKVSLTKFLNSSACRDLLVDRTVADFKVVSKIERSINTLNVLMSKTNKCCGDGTQKCNCTLFPGMVSDAGKMIDNITLISVHAFMDEYNFDLERSKKCCITEILPNGQMIPFCVYNILYREKLTSEFRSMCQ